One window of the Eucalyptus grandis isolate ANBG69807.140 chromosome 8, ASM1654582v1, whole genome shotgun sequence genome contains the following:
- the LOC104456286 gene encoding pectinesterase-like, with protein sequence MCFSLILFLITLHLSSSVVSGYPLTKRPSPSHFSVFPRASTLATRSASKAELFEGSVKLALAHVESARAMAQNLTLSHHKVPAKSPPSSIADCLELFDDTIDLLANVVSCGGGTAKGCQPDDVETWLSASLTNQETCLDSLQDINKVRESRVDMMRTISQNISHSLNHTLALYASTRPTKEASRQRRRALLSDTFPHWVSGTERKLLEAAVEEIKASAVVSKDGTGTHMTIGEALLFVQASKAKEGGGSKGRTVIYVKSGTYKENLKIPSKQKNVMLVGDGKGKTVIVSDRNAKDGWTTFQSATVAAMGEGFMSRDITFENNAGPDKHQAVALRIGSDRSVVYRCSILGYQDTLYTHSKRQFYRETDIYGTVDFIFGNSVVVFQKCNIYARKPLSGQHNFVTAQGRTSPYQNTGISIHDCKIGAASDSVPLESKPTTFLGRPWKQYSRTVVMQSLLDGSIHPLGWSPWSGDFALKTLFYGEYQNSGPGAPIAGRVQWASYHGSLTSAQAQSFTVAQFISGNLWLPSTGVSFDSGLIG encoded by the exons ATGTGCTTCTCACTGATTCTGTTCTTGATCACCCTTCATCTCTCAAGCTCAGTTGTTTCAGGATATCCCCTAACAAAGAGACCTTCACCCTCACATTTCTCCGTGTTCCCTAGAGCTTCGACTCTGGCCACTAGATCGGCCTCCAAGGCTGAGCTTTTCGAGGGCTCCGTCAAGCTTGCCTTGGCTCATGTCGAGTCGGCACGGGCCATGGCCCAAAACCTTACCCTTTCACACCACAAGGTGCCGGCGAAGTCGCCTCCGAGCAGCATTGCCGACTGTTTGGAGCTCTTCGATGACACCATAGACCTGCTTGCCAACGTTGTCTCGTGTGGGGGTGGAACCGCCAAAGGCTGCCAGCCCGACGACGTCGAGACATGGCTCAGCGCCTCCCTCACGAATCAAGAGACCTGTCTTGACAGCCTCCAAGACATTAACAAAGTTCGAGAGAGCCGCGTTGACATGATGAGAACGATCTCGCAAAACATAAGCCACTCGCTCAACCACACCCTTGCGCTCTACGCCTCGACTAGGCCAACAAAGGAAGCAAGTCGGCAACGACGTCGGGCTTTGCTGTCCGACACATTCCCTCACTGGGTCTCCGGCACGGAGAGAAAGCTTCTTGAAGCTGCGGTCGAGGAAATTAAAGCGAGCGCCGTCGTGTCGAAGGACGGGACCGGCACGCACATGACCATTGGAGAAGCGCTTCTCTTTGTGCAAGCCTCAAAAGCGAAAGAGGGCGGCGGCAGCAAGGGCAGGACCGTAATTTACGTGAAGTCCGGGACCTATAAGGAGAATCTGAAGATTCCTTCCAAGCAAAAGAACGTTATGTTAGTCGGCGACGGGAAGGGAAAGACGGTCATCGTCAGCGATCGGAACGCCAAGGATGGATGGACCACTTTCCAGTCTGCCACCGTAG CTGCCATGGGCGAAGGATTCATGTCGCGCGACATCACGTTCGAGAACAATGCCGGGCCTGACAAGCACCAAGCCGTCGCCCTTCGAATTGGGTCGGACAGATCGGTTGTGTACCGGTGTTCCATCCTCGGCTACCAAGACACCCTCTACACGCACTCGAAGCGCCAATTCTACCGAGAAACCGACATCTATGGAACTGTGGACTTCATCTTCGGCAACTCGGTGGTTGTCTTTCAGAAGTGCAACATCTACGCGCGGAAGCCCCTGTCGGGTCAGCACAACTTCGTGACCGCACAGGGCCGGACAAGCCCATACCAGAACACGGGCATCTCGATACACGACTGCAAGATCGGGGCTGCTTCAGATTCGGTCCCGCTGGAGTCCAAGCCCACGACCTTCCTCGGGAGGCCATGGAAACAGTACTCTCGGACCGTCGTGATGCAGTCTCTCTTGGACGGCTCGATCCATCCTCTGGGATGGTCTCCGTGGTCCGGTGATTTCGCCCTGAAGACGCTTTTCTATGGCGAGTATCAAAACTCGGGACCTGGCGCGCCCATCGCCGGAAGAGTCCAGTGGGCTTCATACCATGGCTCTCTCACATCAGCACAGGCTCAGTCATTCACGGTTGCACAGTTCATTTCAGGGAATTTGTGGTTGCCATCGACTGGCGTATCTTTTGATTCTGGGTTGATTGGATGA